AGGCCATGTACACCGCACTCAGGCGCGCAGGAGCCTATGGCTTTGCCTCTCGGCAGGTGTTGAACACCGACGTGATCGGCAGCAGGCGGCCGCACATCTACGAGACCAAAGTGCGAGTTGCTCAACCAATGTACTGGGCAGAGGCGCCCACGCATTGAGGCAGTTCGTCCTCGCCTGAAGTGGACACACACTCATGCAGGTCAAGGAGAAATTTTATATGCCCACAGGCCACAATTGGCACTTTACCGCGAGGGGTACGAGGTGGACCGTGGCAGGCCACTCTCGTTGCGGTCTTTGGCGGCCTTCACCTTGTGGGTCAGCTGTCGGCTGCCCCCGGACCGCTTAGGGGCCAGAAGGCCCACTGCCTGCGCCGCACCAAACCAAAGCTCCCGAAGTACAGCCTCCCTGTGGCTAAAGGATCCCTGGAGACTCCATCCACAGGAACGGCAGCCGCTCGAATACCTGGAGAGGCTGAACCTTGCTATCCCCCGCACCTATCTGCTCAAGGAATATTCCCGTCAGCTCTGGCATTAGCCAAGCAGGGGGGAGGCCTGGCGTTTGTCGGACCGCTGGCACCGCTCGGCTCTCAGCTCCGGATTTGGGCCCATGAGGTAGTGCGCCTCCCTGCTGGCGAGACATCGGGCTGGGGTTCTGGCCTCCTTCGATCTGCCCGTTGATAACAGTGCGGTGGAGGCAATGAATGCCCGCGCCAAGGCGATAAGCATCAGGGCACGAGGCTACCGTTCGCCAAGAGTCTTTTCCACCGTGGGCTACCCTGCCTGGGTGGCATCCAAGCGCCTCCTTCCCTGCACAGATTTGCGGGATGAGCGATAGAAAGAGTCACTTCAAGAAAAGATCAGTGACTCGTTCAGCCGTCTCCATCAAGCTGGGTTCATTGCGGTTCGTCAGCACGATCACGGTGAAGCGGTCGTCAGGGTAGCGTTGGATGACAGTAGCAAATCCGCAGGTGCTGCCCGTGTGGTGCATACGGCGATGTCCGCGATACGTATCCAGTCGCCAGCCGTGACCGTAGGACGTACTCGTGCCATCGCTGAGCAAGCCGGGGGTGAAGGCCTGCTCCAGTGTGGCGGCCGAAACCAGCCGTCGCGTGTACAAGGCCTGATCCCAGAGGAAAAGGTCACGAAGCGAAGAGTAGATGCCCCCATCGCCCAAGACTGCGCTAGTGGTACTCTGATCCTTGAACACGAAGCCGCTATCGTCCACAACGCGGTAGCCAAAGGCGCGGCACGGTACTTCCGGCCCGCCACGCTCGTAGGCCACCGTCCCGGCCATACCTAAGGGCAGAAAAACATTATCGCGGATAAAATCGGCAAAGTGCTGACCCGAAACCTTTTCGACCACCATGGCCAGTACGGCATAGCCAGAGTTGCTGTACCGAAACTCGCTCCCGGGTGGGAAGTAGGTCGAATCCTGTGCCATCATCATCCGCAGCACGTCGGCGTCGCTCACTTGCCTCGTCATGGTGTCGGGCAGGAGGGACTCATAGTCGATGAGGCCAGAGGTGTGATGGAGGAGGTGGTCGATAGTGATGCCCTCTCCGTAGGGCGGGAAGGCCGGAAAGACTTGGCGCAGTGTCTGGTCGTAGCGCAAGAGACCGCGCTCTACGAGAATCATGATACACATCGCGGTGAACTGTTTGCTGACCGAGGCGAGGCGAAAGTTGGTGCATTGGCGCACCGGCTCGCGCCTCTCCAGGTGCGCGAGCCCGTAACACCGTATCACGATGGGGCGCCCGTGGCGGATCACCATGAGCGCCGCGCCCGGCACCTGGCCACTGTAAGCGCGGAAGAGTTCATCCACTTGATGGAGCTTCCTGTTTGCGCACCCCTGCGCCAGGCAGACCACCGCCACTACTACGGCTAGCAGTGGTCGCTTCCCCGCCATCCGCTGTGTCCTGTCCATCTGTCCTCCTTTTGGGCCGCCACTCTACCTGAGGACTATGCAGTGGCCCGCAGCGGTGGCGCCGCCGGCCTGCAGCCGATAAGCGTAGACTCCCGCCGGCAACGCACTGGGGTTCCATGCCAACTCGATGAGCCCGGCGGGAACGTGGCCACCTTCGAATGCAAAGATCTCCTGGCCCAGGACATCATAGACGGTGAGTCTCAGCTGCCCGGCCGTCGGTATCTGGCAGCGAAAAGTAGCCCGTGGGTTGCAGGGATTTGGATACACTCTCACGCTCAGTGACGTGCTCTCGGAACGTCTCCCTTGTGGGCTTCCAGAGGGCTGCGAACCAAGAATCTCCAGGGCCTGGGCCAGCATCGTGTCCATGGCGTAGAGATGCTTGAGGTGATCATCTGCGGTATCGCCCAGGTAGCCCCGGAGGTGAAAGTGGCCAGTATCACACCGCGAATACTGGAAGCCGATTTCAT
Above is a genomic segment from candidate division KSB1 bacterium containing:
- a CDS encoding beta-lactamase family protein, with protein sequence MDRTQRMAGKRPLLAVVVAVVCLAQGCANRKLHQVDELFRAYSGQVPGAALMVIRHGRPIVIRCYGLAHLERREPVRQCTNFRLASVSKQFTAMCIMILVERGLLRYDQTLRQVFPAFPPYGEGITIDHLLHHTSGLIDYESLLPDTMTRQVSDADVLRMMMAQDSTYFPPGSEFRYSNSGYAVLAMVVEKVSGQHFADFIRDNVFLPLGMAGTVAYERGGPEVPCRAFGYRVVDDSGFVFKDQSTTSAVLGDGGIYSSLRDLFLWDQALYTRRLVSAATLEQAFTPGLLSDGTSTSYGHGWRLDTYRGHRRMHHTGSTCGFATVIQRYPDDRFTVIVLTNRNEPSLMETAERVTDLFLK